The following is a genomic window from Dermatophilaceae bacterium Soc4.6.
CGAGACCGATACCCAGGGTTCGTGGTTGACCGCCGAGCAGCTGCGCGACGCCCGCGACCGGCTACCCATCCTGTATGTCGACGCGGTGCCGGTGCGGCTGGACGAGCGGGGTGCGCTCACCGGCATCGGTCTGCTGCTGCGCGCCACCAGCGAGGGTGCGATCAACCACGAGCTCGTCTCCGGGCGGGTGCTCTACCACGAGCGCATCCGCGACGCCCTGATGCGTCACCTCGAGAAGGACCTCGGGCCGCTCGCCATGCCGCACATCCCCGTGTCGCCGGTGCCCTTCACCGTCGCCGAGTACTTCCCCACCCCGGGCATCACACCCTTCCACGACCCCCGCCAGCACGCGGTGTCGCTGGCCTTCGTGGTGCCGGTGGCCGGTGACTGCGCCCCCCAGCAGGACGCGCTCGA
Proteins encoded in this region:
- a CDS encoding NUDIX hydrolase family protein — its product is MTETDTQGSWLTAEQLRDARDRLPILYVDAVPVRLDERGALTGIGLLLRATSEGAINHELVSGRVLYHERIRDALMRHLEKDLGPLAMPHIPVSPVPFTVAEYFPTPGITPFHDPRQHAVSLAFVVPVAGDCAPQQDALDFSWVTPEEAGRLASLGEMENGHGVLLRQALAHLGFAV